A part of Penaeus chinensis breed Huanghai No. 1 chromosome 6, ASM1920278v2, whole genome shotgun sequence genomic DNA contains:
- the LOC125026177 gene encoding CCAAT/enhancer-binding protein gamma-like → MTPKVEGLSGESGDDSSSGSSSSRRLAKNTDEYRRRRERNNQAVKKSRQKSKLKTQQMMERVTQLKGENEELEENIKILTKELSVLKDLYVAHAGNAHGVRLCEAELSRMLCDDSEMDEAAALLMGLSQAPPP, encoded by the exons ATGACGCCCAAGGTGGAAGGACtgagtggggagagtggggacGACTCCAGCAGTGGAAGTTCTAGCTCTCGCCGCCTTGCAAAGAACACTGATGAGTATCGCAG GCGTCGGGAGCGCAATAACCAGGCTGTAAAGAAGTCACGACAAAAATCAAAGTTGAAAACCCAGCAGATGATGGAGCGAGTGACCCAGCTGAAGGGGGAGAACGAGGAGCTTGAGGAGAACATCAAGATCCTAACAAAGGAACTGAGTGTCCTGAAGGATTTATATGTTGCTCATGCAG GAAATGCTCATGGTGTGAGACTTTGTGAAGCAGAGTTGAGTAGGATGCTGTGTGATGATTCGGAAATGGATGAAGCTGCTGCCCTTCTGATGGGTCTCTCCCAGGCCCCCCCCCCTTGA